A region of Porites lutea chromosome 13, jaPorLute2.1, whole genome shotgun sequence DNA encodes the following proteins:
- the LOC140922752 gene encoding protein fem-1 homolog B-like — MANSATNEENLRLVSFHIDAKTAVSLDQDLKKMNGSERSSVLAANQYGDLGNPPLVYAVERGSLDIVNVLLKYKVDIEVGGKCQRLRRDLSGIYDNNIYLDGSNWFTYTCCAPLFLAAAYGHLDILRYLVENGADINACSDDHCTPLMIAIKMGHINVATYLVDHGAKVDLKDDRGCTALHHAMYYYHHDRLEVCSCLIERGADVNGCYNNKSPQNGRTPLMIASRYGQLDAMTFLIKQGANVNLQDKEGETALHYAVDGSDVSCEVLSCLIENGANFDAFSNSGCTPLMKAIHNQLIQVVTYLIEHGANIDLQDKNGNTALHHAVGVMNFCDIIDHLVTGGVSHICNNQGLTPLLLVSDRGNVAVVEHLIKRPEITKEQRINALELLGASLVILHAAGFERSFEKGLKYIKRGMEERFSNLTEPLLKQSTEQAVKAYQNRKECQSLEEFAQMEGDLDTMVIESIVIRERIIGNESESLRYVTAAAGCYFHVNRNFSTCLALYRHAVKIAQSSKQSADFQLDNMSRLLHEEFKRSGLPKVKNHLIELFELILLEYETQHKVKKPNSLSRLFDISAKVVLFISKVEFHGESKRSNLSTMLKQLFRKDPQDRSGNRLLHKVIECHMDNEVYSCLDALKLLLSAGFNVNAKNKKGNTPLHIAAKFKPRSGKICLVAEILQVLIDGGAHHDFVNNDSKTPMDMAKTDEACIILSESRNLELRCISARAVRKFGTPYLGVVPKTLEKYINMHSS, encoded by the coding sequence ATGGCCAACTCTGCTACCAACGAAGAAAATCTACGCCTAGTCTCTTTCCACATCGACGCTAAAACTGCGGTTTCTCTTGATCAAgatcttaaaaaaatgaacggtAGTGAGAGATCTTCCGTGTTAGCTGCCAATCAATACGGAGATTTGGGGAATCCTCCGTTGGTATATGCTGTTGAGAGAGGGAGTCTTGACATTGTTAACGTGCTTCTGAAGTACAAAGTGGATATTGAAGTTGGAGGAAAATGCCAGAGACTCAGAAGAGACTTGTCCGGTATCTACGACAATAACATTTATCTTGATGGTTCTAACTGGTTTACCTACACATGTTGCGCTCCATTGTTTTTAGCGGCTGCATACGGTCACCTTGATATTTTGAGGTACTTGGTCGAAAATGGAGCTGATATTAATGCATGTTCAGATGATCACTGCACCCCTCTTATGATAGCAATTAAAATGGGGCACATTAATGTCGCAACCTATCTTGTTGATCATGGAGCTAAGGTGGATCTTAAAGATGATCGTGGTTGTACAGCTCTTCACCACGCCATGTATTACTATCATCATGACCGACTTGAAGTTTGTAGTTGCTTGATTGAACGTGGAGCTGATGTAAATGGTTGTTACAATAACAAGAGCCCCCAAAACGGCCGTACCCCTCTGATGATAGCAAGTAGATATGGTCAATTGGACGCAATGACCTTTCTCATTAAACAAGGAGCTAATGTGAATCTTCAAGACAAAGAAGGTGAAACAGCTCTTCACTATGCTGTAGATGGCTCTGATGTGTCATGTGAGGTTTTGAGTTGTTTGATTGAAAATGGGGCCAATTTTGATGCTTTTTCAAATAGTGGCTGTACTCCTCTGATGAAGGCAATTCATAATCAACTCATACAGGTAGTTACCTATCTCATTGAGCATGGAGCTAACATTGATCTCCAAGACAAAAATGGTAATACAGCTCTTCACCATGCTGTCGGTGTTATGAATTTTTGTGATATAATTGACCATCTTGTGACCGGCGGAGTCTCTCACATTTGTAACAACCAGGGATTGACACCTCTTCTTCTAGTCAGCGACAGAGGAAACGTCGCAGTAGTGGAGCATTTAATCAAAAGACCAGagataacaaaagaacaaagaatCAATGCCCTAGAGCTTCTAGGTGCCTCTTTGGTTATTCTGCATGCTGCAGGTTTTGAAAGAAGCTTTGAGAAAGGATTGAAGTACATCAAGCGTGGCATGGAAGAAAGGTTTTCTAATCTCACCGAACCTTTGTTGAAGCAATCAACAGAACAGGCTGTCAAAGCTTATCAGAACAGAAAAGAGTGTCAAAGTCTTGAGGAATTTGCTCAGATGGAAGGTGATTTGGATACTATGGTCATAGAAAGTATTGTTATCAGAGAAAGAATTATTGGAAATGAAAGTGAGTCATTACGCTATGTTACTGCTGCTGCTGGATGTTATTTCCATGTGAACAGAAATTTCTCGACATGCCTAGCATTGTACAGACATGCTGTGAAAATAGCACAGAGCTCCAAGCAATCTGCTGATTTTCAGTTAGACAACATGAGTAGACTATTACATGAAGAGTTCAAGAGAAGTGGTCTACCAAAAGTAAAGAATCATCTCATTGAATTGTTTGAGTTAATACTTCTCGAGTATGAAACACAGCATAAGGTGAAGAAGCCAAATTCACTGTCAAGGCTTTTTGATATATCAGCGAAAGTGGTGTTGTTTATTTCCAAAGTTGAATTTCATGGGGAGAGCAAGAGGTCTAATCTGTCAACAATGCTAAAACAACTTTTTAGGAAAGATCCTCAAGATAGATCGGGAAACAGGCTCTTACATAAGGTCATTGAATGCCACATGGATAATGAAGTATATTCCTGTTTGGATGCATTGAAACTTCTTCTCAGTGCAGGCTTCAATGTAAATGCCaagaacaaaaaaggaaacactcCCCTTCACATAGCTGCCAAGTTTAAACCCAGAAGTGGTAAAATTTGTCTTGTGGCTGAAATCCTGCAAGTTTTAATTGATGGAGGTGCTCATCATGATTTTGTCAACAATGACAGTAAAACACCCATGGACATGGCTAAAACTGATGAAGCTTGCATAATTCTTTCAGAGAGTAGAAACCTAGAATTACGATGTATCAGTGCCAGAGCAGTGAGAAAGTTTGGAACTCCTTATTTGGGGGTGGTACCCAAAACACTGGAGAAATACATTAACATGCATTCCAGTTGA